GTCTCCCTGCGCCTTCGAGGGGCGTTCAACGCCATGAACGCGCTTGCAGCGTTCGCGGCCGGGCGCGCGCTCGAAATTCCTACCGCCACGATCGTCGCGGGTCTCGAGCGGCTCGCGTCGGTGCCGGGGCGGCTCGAGCCGGTGGACGAAGGACAACCGTTCCAGGTGCTCGTGGATTATGCCCATACGCCGGACGCGCTGGCCCGGGCCCTCGGCGCCGTGCGTGAGTTCGGCCCGCGGAGGCTTCTCTGCGTCTTCGGATGCGGAGGAGACCGTGACAAGGGCAAACGCCCGCTGATGGGGGCCGCCGCGGTGAGGCTCGCGGATCAGGTCATCCTCACCTCGGATAACCCCCGGGGCGAGGATCCGGCCTCGATCCTGCGCGAAATCGAAGCGGGGGTCGGCGGGGCCGCCAACGTTCGGACGATCGAGGACCGGGCCTCGGCCATCGCGGCCGCGATCGACGCGTGCGCTCCCGGCGACGCGCTCTTGATCGCGGGGAAAGGACACGAGACCTACCAGATCATCGGCGCCCGGACGCTTCCTTTCGATGATCGGGAGGTAGCGCGGGCGGCGCTCCGTCACCGAGGATTCGGACGTTGAATCTAACCCCGAGCCCCTGGCTCACGCTCGAGGACGTGATCCGCGTGACCTGGGGGCGGCTTGCCCACACCATCGAAGAGCGACACGCTTCCGTGACCTTCGCCGCATGCTCGATCGACACCCGGTCGCTCTCGGGCGGCGAGCTCTTCGTTCCGCTCCCGGGGACGCGCGCCGACGGTCATGACTTCGTGGCCTCGGCGCTCGACGGGAAGGCGGCGGGGAGCCTGGTCTCGGACGCGTGGCCGCGGGACGCCGGCTGGGCCAGGTCCGGGAAGCCGGTCATCGTGGTTCGGGATCCGCTCCGGGCGCTTCAGGCTCTGGGACGCCACTGCCGCGTGAGATCGGGCATTCCCGTGACCGCGGTCACCGGCTCGAACGGAAAAACGACTACGAAGGAGATGATCGCCGCGGTGCTCGGCGCGCGCTACCGGGTGCACAGGAATCGTGGAAATTTGAACAACCACATCGGGGTCCCGTTGACGCTCACCCGACTCAGGCCGGAGCACGAGATGCTCGTGATCGAGATGGGAATGAGCGCGCGCGGCGAGATCCGCGAGCTGGCGCTCCTCTCGCTTCCGAACGTCGGCGTCCTGACGAACGCCGCGCCGGCACACCTCGCCTCGCTTCGCACGGTCGAGGAGGTGGCGCGGGCGAAGAGCGAGCTCGCGGAGGCGCTGCCCCGGGACGGATTCCTGGTCCTGAATGCGGACGACGAGCGTCTCTGGAGCATGAACCGGGGCCGGCCGGTCCCCCAAAAAAGCTACGCCCTCGAAAATCGCGCGGCGGATCTCGTCCCGGCGCGGATCTCGCTCAGCGCGCAGGGGGGCGCGTCTTTCGCGCTGACGGACGGGACGGAGTTCCGCCTGATGCTTCTGGGGCGGCACAACGTGCGAAACGCGCTCGGGGCCATCCTCGTGGGGGATCATTTCGGCATCCTGCGCGCGCAGGCGGCCGAGGCCCTGAGCGGGCTCCGTCCGGAGCGCCACCGTCTCGAGCTTCTCGAGTCGGGCGGGGTCTTCGTGCTCGACGATGCGTACAACGCGAACCCTGCGTCGATGCGCGAGGCCCTCCGGCTCCTGGCCGCGATCGAGACCCGAGGGGAGCGCCGGGCCGTGCTGGGGGACATGCTGGAGCTGGGTCCCGATTCGGAGCGCTTCCACGAGGAGGCCGGCCGCGAGGTGCCGCGCGGCGCATGGCTCTACGTCGCGGGAGAGCACGCCGGCGCGGTGGAGCGCGGCGCGCGCGCGGCGGGGGTGGAGGCCGCGCGGATCAGACAGTTTGCGGCCGTGCCCGAAATGGCGGCGGCCGTCGAGAAGGACGCGCGGCCCGGGGATCTGATTCTGGTGAAGGGCTCGCGAGGGATGCGGCTCGAGCAGGTGGTGGACCGACTGGTACCTGGACGGAAGGACACGTTCGATCCCTTGCACGCCGCGGGGAGGAACTAGGATGTTCTATCACTTCCTCTATCCGCTGCACGAGCAATTCCCGGCGCTGAACGTCTTTCGGTACATCACCTTCCGCTCCGCCTACGCGGCCGCGACGGCGCTCCTCCTCGCGTTCATGCTCGGCCCTCCGGTGATCCGGAGGCTCCGGGCGCTCAAGATCGGCCAGCAGGTGCGGGACGACGGCCCCCGGAGTCACCTCCCGAAGTCCGGGACGCCCACGATGGGAGGGGTCCTGCTCGTGATCGCCATCGTGATCCCGACGCTCCTCTGGGGGAACCTCGAGAACAGGAACGTCTGGATCGCGCTGCTCGCGACCCTGTGGATGGGTTTGGTGGGCTTCATCGATGATTACCTTCGCGTCGTCAAACGCATGCGGAAGGGGCTCCTGGGACGCTACAAGCTGGCTGGGCAGATGGTGCTCGGGATCGCCGTGTTCTCGGCGGTCTATTTCTATCCCGGCCATGGCGTCCTGGATCCGGCCGAAACGAACGTGCCGTTCCTGAAACGCACGGTGGTGGACTTCGGCTGGCTCTATCTTCCGTTCGTCATCCTCGTCGTCACCGGCGCCTCGAACGCGGTGAATCTGGCGGACGGGCTCGACGGGCTGGCCGCGGGCATGACGACCTTCGCCGCCCTCGCCCTGGGCGGGATGTGCTATGTCACGGGCCACGTGAAATTCTCCCAGTACCTTCAGATTCCCTATTTCCAGGGTGCCGGGGAGCTCACCGTCTTCTGCTCCGCGGTGGTCGGCGCCACGCTGGGATTCCTATGGTGGAACTGCCATCCCGCGGACGTCTTCATGGGCGACACCGGGTCGCTCTCCCTGGGGGCGGCTCTCGGCACGGTGGCCGTCCTGATCAAGCGTGAGTTTCTCCTCGCCATCGTCGGCGCCGTGTTCGTCGCCGAAGCGCTCTCGGTCATGGCGCAGGTGCTGTCGTTCAAGATTTCCGGGAAGCGGATCCTCAAGATGGCGCCCCTTCATCACCATTTCGAGCTCGGCGGGTGGGCGGAGCCGCGCGTGGTGGTTCGGTTTTGGATCGCGGCGGCTCTCGCGGCGCTTCTGGGATTGAGCACGCTCAAACTGCAATGACGAAACCGGTCCGGGCTTGGTTCGAGGGGTCGCGGGTGCTGGTGGTGGGGCTCGCGCGGAGCGGGTACGCAGCCGCGAAACTGCTCGTGCGCCACGGTTGCAACGTTCGCGGCGTGGACCGGAGGCATGCCGAGGATCTGGGGGCCGTGGCCCAGGAGCTTCGGGATCTCGGCGCGGAGCTCCACTTCGGCTCGATGAATCCGTCGGAGCTCCATGACCGGGACCTGGTGGTCGTGAGCCCGGGTGTGCCGCTCGATCTACCGCTCTTCACCGAGGCCGAGCGACGCGGCATTCCGATCGCGGCGGAGGTGGAGCTCGGGTTCGGGGTCGCGCGGGCTCCGATCGTCGCGGTAACCGGTACGAACGGGAAGAGCACGACGGTGGAGCTTCTGGGCGCGGTCGGAAAGGCCGCGGGGAGGAAAACGGAGGTGCTCGGCAATATCGGCACGGCGCTGTCGGAACGGGCGGAGTCGGTTCCGGCGGACGGGCTCCTGGTCGTGGAGATCTCGAGCTTCCAGCTCGAGGCCTGCACGCGGTTCCATCCCAAGGTCGGAGTGCTGCTCAACGTGACGCCGGATCATTTGGACCGCCACCGGAACATGGAGCATTACGCCGGCCTCAAGGGGCGTCTCTTCGAATTTCAAAACGAGGAGGAATTCCGCGTTCAGCCCCTCGGCGACGCGAGGATCGAACTATTGCTTCGCCCGATGAAGTCGCGGCCGCTCTGGTTCGGATTCGCCGACCCGACGGGGGACGGGGTGTGGCTCGAGGGAGGCTCGCTCCGCTTCCGCTTCGAGGGACGGGCGGGGAGTCTCATCCGCCGCGAGGAAGCGGCTCTGCCCGGCCCTCACAACACCGAGAACATGGCGGCGGCCGCGGCGGCGGCTCTCGCCGTCGGCATCTCCGAGCGCGCGATCGCCAAGGCCTTTCGCGAATTTCGCGGGCTGCCGCACCGGCTCACCCTGGTCGCGGAAATCGACGGAGTCCGCTACGTGAACGATTCCAAGGCCACCAACGTCGACGCGCTCCGGCGGGCGCTCGAATCCTTCTCTCCGCCCGTGACGCTCATCGCCGGCGGGAGGGACAAGGACGGGGATTTCGCCGCGATCCGCGCGCTCGTCATGGAGCGCGTGCGCCACGCCGTCTACGTGGGCGAAGCGGCTTCGAAGCTCGAGCAATCGTGGCCGGACGTCCCGCACGAGAGGACCCCCACGCTCGAGGACGCCGTGCACGCGGCGCGTGCCCGCACGCCCCAGGGGGGTGTGGTGCTTCTCTCGCCCGGTTGCGCGAGCTATGACATGTTCCGGAATTTCGAAGAACGGGGCGCCCGTTTCGAGGCCGCGGTCCTCGAGATGAAGCGCTCGTTGGCGAAGGCGCGCCGATGAGCACCGCGATCGCGGCGCCCCGCAGGCTGGACTGGGCCGTCCTTCTTCCTGTGGTCGGCCTGCTTGCCCTCGGGCTCGTCATGGTCTATTCCTCGAGCGCGGTTCTCGGCGCGGACCGCTACCACTCGCAGTTTTTCTTCCTGAAGCGGCAGGCGGTGCGGCTCCTGCTCGGGCTCGTCGTGATGCTCTTTCTCGCGCGACTCGACTACCATCGCCTGGTCGCGCTCTCCCCCTGGGCCCTCGCGGGAAGCGTGGTGCTCCTCGCGGCGCTCGTCGTCCTCGGGGGCGCGGGGGTGCGCGGGGCGAACCGGTGGCTCTCGGTGGCGGAGTTCACGCTCCAGCCCACCGAGGTCGCGCGGTGCGTGTGCGTGATCTACCTCGCGAAGCTCCTCGACCGAAAAGGAGATCGAATCCGCTCGTTCCGGGACGGAGTGTTTCCCGCCGCGGCGGTTCTCGGCGGCATCGCTGTCCTGATCTTGAAGCAGCCCAATCTCGGAAGCACCATCGCGCTCCTCACGACGGGCTTCCTCATGCTGCACCTCGCGGGAGCCCGGCCGAGGCATCTGGGGCTCCTCGTCGGCGCCGGGGTGTTTCTGGCCCTGATCCAGGTCCTGCGCCATCCGTACATGATGGACCGCGTGCAGGGGTGGCTTTCGCATTGGGCGACGGGGTCGGTCGACGCGCAAGGGAAGAGCTGGCAGCTCCACCAATCCATCGTCGCGCTCGGGTCGGGAGGGATCCTCGGAGAAGGCCCTGGCCGGGGGATGCAGAAGTTCTTCTTTCTCCCCGATCCGCACACCGATTTCATTTACGCCGTGATCGGCGAGGAGCTCGGCCTGGTGGGCACGGCGTCGGTGCTCGTCGCGTACGTCGTCCTCTTCCTCCGCGGCCTTAGGATCGCCGGTCGCGCCCCGGACCGTTTGGGATTCCTGCTCGCGGCCGGCCTGACCGTGAGCCTCGCCGTCTACGTCGGCATCAACATCTCGGTTGTGACCGGGATCATCCCGACAACCGGATTGCCGCTTCCGTTCCTGAGCTATGGAGGATCGGCGTTGGTCGTGAACTTGGGGGTGGTGGGTGTCCTACTCAACGTCGCAAGCCAAATGCAAACCGGCATTCGAACCGGCCCGGTCAGCGGACCGGTCGCTCGGAAGCGCCCGGGTGGCCGATAGCGCCGGGGCGATTCGCGTGCTGATCGCGGCCGGTGGAACCGGCGGACATCTCTATCCGGGCCTTGCCATCGCGGAGGAGTGGATGCGGACGCATCCCGATTCGAACGTGGTGTTCGTCGGCACGGCCCGCGGGCCGGAGGCTCAGGCGGTGCCCCGCGCCGGTTTCGAGCTGAGGACGATCTCGGCGCGGGGGTTCCCGCGCCGTCCCGGTTTGGCCTGGTTTCGCGCGACGTTTGGGCTCCTGAGGGCCTTGGGGCAGTCGTTCCGGCTGATCGTCGAGCTGAAGCCGCACGTGGTCCTGGGAACCGGGAGCTACGTGAGCGCCCCGGTGCTCTTGATCGCGAGGCTCTTCGGAATCCCGGTGATCATTCAGGAGCAGAACTCGATTCCGGGCGCCACCAACCGCTGGCTGAATCTGATCGCGACCGAAGTGCACATCAGCTTCGTGGAGTCCCGGGGATATTTTCGCCGGAAGAACAACCTCCGCGTCTCGGGCAATCCGATCCGCAGGTCCCTTCTCCGGCAGGACAGGCAGACCGCGTACGAGGCCTTCAGTTTGGATCCCGAGAAGCGGACGCTCTTCGTGTTCGGCGGGAGCCGCGGCGCGCAAAGCATCAACCGGGCGGTCCAGGGCGCGCTCGAGCGCCTGAAGCACCTCACACAACTCCAAGTGATCTGGCAGACGGGATCCGAGGACTTCGAGGCGATCGAGCCTCGCTTCCGGAATTTTCCGCTGCGGGTGCGTGTCTTCCCGTATCTCGAGGCGATCGAGAAGGCGTACGCGGTCGCCGATATCGCGATATGCCGCGCGGGCGCCATGACGATCGCCGAGCTCGCCGCCTGCGGCGTCCCCGCCATCCTCGTGCCCTACCCGTACGCGACGCGGGACCATCAGACGCATAACGCGCGCGGGCTCCTGGACCGCGACGCCGCCGAGGTCATCGCGGACAAGGACTTGAGTCCCGAGATCCTCGCCGGCAAGGTCGAGGCTCTCCTTCGCGACGAGGCGCGGCTTCGCCGTCTGTCGAGGAACGCGCGGGCGTTCGCGCGGGTCGACGCCGCCCAGCGTATCGCGCGTTCCATGGAGCAGCTCGTCCATGCGAGCCCGATCCCGCGTGAGGGCTGAGATCGCATGTACGGAAGGATTCGCAGGATTCACCTCGTGGGAATCGGCGGGAGCGGAATGAGCGGGATCGCGGAGGTGCTCTTGAATCTGGGCTACCAGGTGTCGGGATCCGACGTGAAGGAATCCGAGCCGGTGGCGCGGCTCCGCTCGCTCGGCGCGCGCGTCTTCATCGGACATCGCGCCGAACAGGTGGAGGTGGCCGACGTGGTCGTGGTCTCGACGGCGATCGCGGAGGCGAATCCCGAGATTCTCCGCGCGCACGAGCGCGGCGTCCCGGTCATCCCGCGCGCGGAGATGCTCGCCGAGCTGATGCGGATCAAGTACTCGTTGGCCGTCGCCGGGGCGCACGGAAAGACGACGACCACGTCGATGGTGGGGGAGATCCTTGCACACGGCGGGCTCGACCCGACCGTGATCGTCGGGGGCCGGGTCCGGGCCGTGGGCGCAAACGCTCGGCTCGGACAAGGGCCGTTCCTCGTCGCGGAAGCCGACGAGAGCGACGGGAGCTTCCTCCTCCTCACCCCCACCATCGCCGTCGTGACGAACATCGACGCCGAGCACCTCGATTACTACAAAGACTTGGCCCACGTGCAGGAGACCTTCCTCGATTTCGTGAACCGCGTTCCCTTTTACGGAACCGTCGTCCTGCCCCACGACGACCCCAACGCGGCGCCCCTCCGGCCGCGGGTGAAGCGCCGTCTGCTCACCTATGGCTTCTCGGAGGGCGCGGACTTCCGAGGCTCCGAGCTCCATGTCGACGCGCGGGGCGTTCGCTTCCGGCTGAACGCCCGCGGACGCGACGAGGGGCTGTTCGAGCTTCGGGTCTCCGGCAAGCACAACGCCCGGAACGCCCTCGCCGCGATCGTCGCGGGTTGGGAGCTGGGAATCCCCATTCCTAAGATCCGCGAGGCGATGTCCGAGTTCGCGGGCGTGAGCCGGAGGCTCGAGATCCGCGGGGAGGTGCGGGGCGCGCTCTGGGTGGACGACTACGGCCACCACCCGACCGAAATCGAAGCCGCGATCCAGGCGCTCCGCGAAACCTACGGGCGGAGGATCGTCGCCGTCTTCCAGCCGCATCGTTTCACCCGCACGAAGGCGTTGCGCGACCGATTCGCGACCTGCTTCGCGGGGGTATCCGAGCTCGTGCTTCTGCCCATCTACCCCGCCGGAGAGAGGGCGATCCCGGGCATCGCCTCCGAGATTCTGGCGGAAGGAATCCGGGCGAACGGCACGGCGACCGTGCGGATGGCGGCGGATTTCGGCCAGGCCGCGAAGATCGCCCGCGAGATGCTGCGCGAAGGGGACCTCCTGGTCACGATCGGAGCCGGGGATGTCTACCGCGTCGGCGAGCTGGCGCGGGGAGGCCCCGGCGTGAGCGCGCAGCGTGCCCGGAGCGGAGGGGCCGCGTGAGGGCGGGTTGCCGCACGACGGCCAGGCTCAAGCTCCCCGAGCGGCGCCGGCGGAATCGAAGGATCGCTGTCTCCGCGGTCCTCCTGATCCTGGCGCTGTGGGGACTCACGAAGCTCGCGCGTCCCGCGGCGACCGTGCTCGGGAAGCTGCCCCTGTTCCAAGCGGGGCGCGTCGAGGTGACGGGCCTTTTCTATCTCACGCGGGATGAAATCCGGCCGTCGATCCCGGTGAGCGACGGAGAGAGCCTTTTCGAGGTGCGGCCGGCCGAGATTGTCCGCGCGTTGACGCGAAATCCCAGAATCGAGAGCGCCTCGGTGCTGTTTCTTCCGGCCGCGGTTCGCGTTTCGGTTCGCGAGCGCAGACCGTTCGTGCTCGTGAACGCGGGAGGCCTCCTCGAGGTGGACTCCACCGGGACGATCCTGCCCCCGCTCGCGCGAGGGTTGATCGCCGATCGCCCCGTGGTGACCGGACTCCCGATTGCGGCCCGGCCGCCGGGCACCCGCGTGACCGTGCCGCGATTCGACGACGTCCTCCGCGTCGTGTCGCTTCTCGAGTCGCCGGACGTTGGGCTCCTGCCCGAGATCTCCGAGATCGTCGCGAACGATCCCCGGTGGTTCGTCCTGCGGACCTCCCGGGATCAGATCCCAATCCTGATCGATCCGAAAGGGCTGACGCCGCGTTGCATGAGGGCCCTGGCGGCGACGCTCCGCGATTTGCGGGATCGCGATCGGCGGGTGTTGGGTCTGGACGCCCGATATCGGGGCCAGGTGATCGTCCGGTGCGCACCCGACAGCTTGGGCGAAGCCCCGGCGGTGCGGGACAAGGTGTAACGGAGGGGTCTGATGGCGGAAGCGAGAATCTACGCTG
This region of Candidatus Eisenbacteria bacterium genomic DNA includes:
- a CDS encoding UDP-N-acetylmuramate--L-alanine ligase, coding for MYGRIRRIHLVGIGGSGMSGIAEVLLNLGYQVSGSDVKESEPVARLRSLGARVFIGHRAEQVEVADVVVVSTAIAEANPEILRAHERGVPVIPRAEMLAELMRIKYSLAVAGAHGKTTTTSMVGEILAHGGLDPTVIVGGRVRAVGANARLGQGPFLVAEADESDGSFLLLTPTIAVVTNIDAEHLDYYKDLAHVQETFLDFVNRVPFYGTVVLPHDDPNAAPLRPRVKRRLLTYGFSEGADFRGSELHVDARGVRFRLNARGRDEGLFELRVSGKHNARNALAAIVAGWELGIPIPKIREAMSEFAGVSRRLEIRGEVRGALWVDDYGHHPTEIEAAIQALRETYGRRIVAVFQPHRFTRTKALRDRFATCFAGVSELVLLPIYPAGERAIPGIASEILAEGIRANGTATVRMAADFGQAAKIAREMLREGDLLVTIGAGDVYRVGELARGGPGVSAQRARSGGAA
- a CDS encoding FtsQ-type POTRA domain-containing protein, encoding MRAGCRTTARLKLPERRRRNRRIAVSAVLLILALWGLTKLARPAATVLGKLPLFQAGRVEVTGLFYLTRDEIRPSIPVSDGESLFEVRPAEIVRALTRNPRIESASVLFLPAAVRVSVRERRPFVLVNAGGLLEVDSTGTILPPLARGLIADRPVVTGLPIAARPPGTRVTVPRFDDVLRVVSLLESPDVGLLPEISEIVANDPRWFVLRTSRDQIPILIDPKGLTPRCMRALAATLRDLRDRDRRVLGLDARYRGQVIVRCAPDSLGEAPAVRDKV
- the ftsW gene encoding putative lipid II flippase FtsW, coding for MSTAIAAPRRLDWAVLLPVVGLLALGLVMVYSSSAVLGADRYHSQFFFLKRQAVRLLLGLVVMLFLARLDYHRLVALSPWALAGSVVLLAALVVLGGAGVRGANRWLSVAEFTLQPTEVARCVCVIYLAKLLDRKGDRIRSFRDGVFPAAAVLGGIAVLILKQPNLGSTIALLTTGFLMLHLAGARPRHLGLLVGAGVFLALIQVLRHPYMMDRVQGWLSHWATGSVDAQGKSWQLHQSIVALGSGGILGEGPGRGMQKFFFLPDPHTDFIYAVIGEELGLVGTASVLVAYVVLFLRGLRIAGRAPDRLGFLLAAGLTVSLAVYVGINISVVTGIIPTTGLPLPFLSYGGSALVVNLGVVGVLLNVASQMQTGIRTGPVSGPVARKRPGGR
- the murG gene encoding undecaprenyldiphospho-muramoylpentapeptide beta-N-acetylglucosaminyltransferase, yielding MSYSTSQAKCKPAFEPARSADRSLGSARVADSAGAIRVLIAAGGTGGHLYPGLAIAEEWMRTHPDSNVVFVGTARGPEAQAVPRAGFELRTISARGFPRRPGLAWFRATFGLLRALGQSFRLIVELKPHVVLGTGSYVSAPVLLIARLFGIPVIIQEQNSIPGATNRWLNLIATEVHISFVESRGYFRRKNNLRVSGNPIRRSLLRQDRQTAYEAFSLDPEKRTLFVFGGSRGAQSINRAVQGALERLKHLTQLQVIWQTGSEDFEAIEPRFRNFPLRVRVFPYLEAIEKAYAVADIAICRAGAMTIAELAACGVPAILVPYPYATRDHQTHNARGLLDRDAAEVIADKDLSPEILAGKVEALLRDEARLRRLSRNARAFARVDAAQRIARSMEQLVHASPIPREG
- the murD gene encoding UDP-N-acetylmuramoyl-L-alanine--D-glutamate ligase; the protein is MTKPVRAWFEGSRVLVVGLARSGYAAAKLLVRHGCNVRGVDRRHAEDLGAVAQELRDLGAELHFGSMNPSELHDRDLVVVSPGVPLDLPLFTEAERRGIPIAAEVELGFGVARAPIVAVTGTNGKSTTVELLGAVGKAAGRKTEVLGNIGTALSERAESVPADGLLVVEISSFQLEACTRFHPKVGVLLNVTPDHLDRHRNMEHYAGLKGRLFEFQNEEEFRVQPLGDARIELLLRPMKSRPLWFGFADPTGDGVWLEGGSLRFRFEGRAGSLIRREEAALPGPHNTENMAAAAAAALAVGISERAIAKAFREFRGLPHRLTLVAEIDGVRYVNDSKATNVDALRRALESFSPPVTLIAGGRDKDGDFAAIRALVMERVRHAVYVGEAASKLEQSWPDVPHERTPTLEDAVHAARARTPQGGVVLLSPGCASYDMFRNFEERGARFEAAVLEMKRSLAKARR
- a CDS encoding phospho-N-acetylmuramoyl-pentapeptide-transferase, producing MFYHFLYPLHEQFPALNVFRYITFRSAYAAATALLLAFMLGPPVIRRLRALKIGQQVRDDGPRSHLPKSGTPTMGGVLLVIAIVIPTLLWGNLENRNVWIALLATLWMGLVGFIDDYLRVVKRMRKGLLGRYKLAGQMVLGIAVFSAVYFYPGHGVLDPAETNVPFLKRTVVDFGWLYLPFVILVVTGASNAVNLADGLDGLAAGMTTFAALALGGMCYVTGHVKFSQYLQIPYFQGAGELTVFCSAVVGATLGFLWWNCHPADVFMGDTGSLSLGAALGTVAVLIKREFLLAIVGAVFVAEALSVMAQVLSFKISGKRILKMAPLHHHFELGGWAEPRVVVRFWIAAALAALLGLSTLKLQ
- the murF gene encoding UDP-N-acetylmuramoyl-tripeptide--D-alanyl-D-alanine ligase, with amino-acid sequence MRTLNLTPSPWLTLEDVIRVTWGRLAHTIEERHASVTFAACSIDTRSLSGGELFVPLPGTRADGHDFVASALDGKAAGSLVSDAWPRDAGWARSGKPVIVVRDPLRALQALGRHCRVRSGIPVTAVTGSNGKTTTKEMIAAVLGARYRVHRNRGNLNNHIGVPLTLTRLRPEHEMLVIEMGMSARGEIRELALLSLPNVGVLTNAAPAHLASLRTVEEVARAKSELAEALPRDGFLVLNADDERLWSMNRGRPVPQKSYALENRAADLVPARISLSAQGGASFALTDGTEFRLMLLGRHNVRNALGAILVGDHFGILRAQAAEALSGLRPERHRLELLESGGVFVLDDAYNANPASMREALRLLAAIETRGERRAVLGDMLELGPDSERFHEEAGREVPRGAWLYVAGEHAGAVERGARAAGVEAARIRQFAAVPEMAAAVEKDARPGDLILVKGSRGMRLEQVVDRLVPGRKDTFDPLHAAGRN